In a genomic window of Thermoprotei archaeon:
- the thiI gene encoding tRNA uracil 4-sulfurtransferase ThiI, translating into MFDVITVHYSEVGLKRGRRGYFERVLVNNLRRSLSGLSYKCIRRVLGRILVEVDGSDIGLYRDVVSRVFGVRWFAFARSVVPRDFDVLVDAVVDELRSLSFSTFRVDATRADKSFPYTSMDVNRMVGSVVSERLKGKVSMENPDVTVYIEILDDRFLVYFRRFEGPGGLPVGTGGRVLHLFSGGIDSPVAAWLLMKRGVLVDYVHFYAVRDAEESRASKVGELLRFLTYFSYRSRVFYVPFHIFHLVAAARLDPRMETVVFRRFMMRVAEFLARKYGYDAISTGESLAQVASQTMQNVVSISYGLGFQVLRPLLTYDKEEIINLAKRIGTYELSLKECKDACSIISPHPRTNVKPEEVINAETEIDMDHLIKRTLNETVIVEYKFSHGEIREQKYERLE; encoded by the coding sequence ATGTTTGATGTGATTACTGTGCATTATAGTGAGGTTGGGCTTAAGCGTGGTAGGCGTGGTTATTTTGAGCGTGTGTTGGTGAATAATCTTAGGAGGAGTCTTAGTGGATTATCTTATAAGTGTATTAGGCGTGTTCTGGGTAGGATTCTTGTGGAGGTTGATGGTAGTGATATTGGGTTATATCGTGATGTGGTTTCTAGGGTGTTTGGTGTTAGGTGGTTTGCGTTTGCTAGGTCTGTGGTTCCGAGGGATTTTGATGTGCTTGTGGATGCTGTTGTTGATGAACTTCGTTCTTTGTCGTTTTCTACTTTTAGGGTTGATGCTACGCGTGCTGATAAGAGTTTTCCTTATACTTCGATGGATGTTAATAGGATGGTTGGTTCTGTTGTTTCTGAGAGGCTTAAGGGTAAAGTTTCTATGGAGAATCCTGATGTGACTGTCTATATTGAGATTTTGGATGATCGTTTTCTTGTGTATTTTAGGAGGTTTGAGGGGCCTGGTGGTCTTCCTGTGGGTACTGGTGGTAGGGTTTTGCATTTGTTTTCTGGTGGTATTGATTCACCTGTTGCAGCGTGGCTCTTGATGAAGCGTGGTGTGTTGGTGGATTATGTTCATTTCTATGCTGTGAGGGATGCTGAAGAGTCCCGGGCTTCTAAGGTTGGTGAGTTATTGCGTTTTCTTACGTATTTTTCTTATAGGTCGAGGGTTTTTTATGTTCCGTTTCATATTTTTCATCTTGTTGCAGCTGCTCGTCTGGATCCTAGGATGGAGACTGTTGTTTTTCGAAGGTTTATGATGAGGGTTGCAGAGTTTTTAGCACGTAAGTATGGTTATGATGCTATCTCTACTGGTGAAAGCTTGGCGCAGGTTGCTTCTCAGACTATGCAGAACGTGGTCTCTATATCGTATGGGTTAGGTTTTCAGGTTCTCAGGCCTTTGTTAACGTACGATAAGGAGGAGATTATAAATTTGGCGAAGCGTATTGGTACATATGAGCTTTCGCTTAAGGAGTGTAAGGACGCGTGCTCTATTATTTCGCCACATCCCAGAACTAACGTAAAACCTGAGGAAGTGATCAATGCAGAAACTGAGATTGATATGGATCATTTGATAAAAAGGACCTTGAACGAAACTGTGATTGTTGAATATAAATTCTCTCATGGAGAAATTAGAGAACAAAAGTATGAACGCTTAGAGTGA
- a CDS encoding GNAT family N-acetyltransferase — protein MIKIKNLVKEGNRELLYFCLPKSGIVNVKSRKAYLRTVSKRWFRKFMAFDKETPVAQVECVPIEHAPFPIKGEQAIFINCMWISKEYRNQDIGQKLLEMCINEYKKYNPQGISLVALDDWLPWLQVSQFMKLGFMIADTKPTGIKYTGIKQQFEGREINAYLLFKPLSEEATWPQFIEGQKIRTKFCPGYPYLYEE, from the coding sequence ATGATAAAGATAAAAAACCTAGTGAAAGAAGGAAATAGAGAACTACTATATTTCTGTCTCCCAAAATCAGGAATAGTAAATGTAAAAAGCAGAAAAGCATACCTGAGAACAGTATCAAAAAGATGGTTCAGGAAATTCATGGCGTTCGACAAAGAAACGCCAGTAGCACAGGTAGAATGCGTACCAATAGAACATGCACCATTCCCCATAAAAGGCGAACAAGCAATCTTCATAAACTGCATGTGGATCAGCAAAGAATACAGAAACCAAGACATAGGACAAAAATTATTAGAAATGTGCATCAACGAATACAAAAAATACAACCCACAAGGAATTTCGCTCGTAGCGCTCGATGACTGGCTCCCATGGCTACAAGTCTCCCAATTCATGAAACTAGGATTCATGATAGCAGACACAAAACCGACAGGAATCAAATACACAGGAATAAAACAACAGTTCGAAGGACGCGAAATAAACGCATACCTACTCTTCAAACCATTATCAGAAGAAGCAACATGGCCACAATTCATAGAAGGACAAAAAATCCGCACCAAATTCTGCCCAGGATACCCATACCTATACGAAGAATAA
- a CDS encoding helix-turn-helix domain-containing protein: protein MKEELLRPKDVAKIFGISVKTLWKWQRKGIIRAVRLPTGKLRYPRSEVERLWKQLKATGSQ, encoded by the coding sequence ATGAAAGAAGAACTACTTAGACCAAAGGATGTCGCAAAGATATTCGGTATCTCAGTTAAAACGCTCTGGAAGTGGCAGAGGAAAGGCATTATTAGAGCAGTTAGGCTCCCAACTGGTAAGCTCCGCTACCCGAGGAGCGAGGTTGAGAGATTATGGAAGCAATTAAAAGCTACAGGATCCCAGTAG
- a CDS encoding endonuclease, giving the protein MRREKKRQTNQDIEDIIITIYNKLYESTNLLTNKDEWSIKDGKIEWPGNSSWEIMIGAILIQRSSWRNTAKALENLRKNELTTPEKILSIDIEQLSNIIRSAGFPARKAKTIIELAKLIKKYSSMDNIFKTQNIRNLLLNIYGIGNETADVIMLYAGQIPTIPISDYTKRILSRVLGINKKLSYKEWQTLLLKSLHTLSNYKNFHALTSELGYHYCHPKPLCTKCPLSSMCNYAFQHKKIYA; this is encoded by the coding sequence ATGCGTAGAGAAAAGAAGAGACAAACAAACCAAGACATAGAAGACATAATCATCACTATTTACAATAAATTATACGAATCGACAAACTTATTAACGAATAAAGACGAATGGAGCATAAAAGATGGAAAGATAGAATGGCCAGGAAACTCATCATGGGAAATAATGATAGGTGCAATACTTATACAACGTTCATCGTGGAGAAACACAGCAAAGGCATTAGAAAACCTAAGAAAAAATGAACTCACTACACCAGAAAAAATACTCAGTATAGATATTGAACAGCTATCCAATATAATAAGATCAGCAGGATTTCCAGCAAGGAAAGCAAAAACTATCATAGAGCTAGCAAAACTTATTAAGAAGTATTCATCAATGGACAACATCTTCAAAACACAGAACATCAGAAACCTCCTACTTAATATTTATGGCATAGGCAACGAGACCGCGGATGTCATCATGCTCTATGCAGGTCAAATACCCACAATCCCAATTAGTGACTATACAAAAAGAATATTAAGTAGAGTATTAGGAATAAATAAAAAACTCTCCTATAAAGAATGGCAAACACTCCTCCTTAAATCCCTACACACACTCTCAAATTACAAAAACTTTCATGCACTCACGAGCGAATTAGGTTATCATTATTGTCATCCTAAGCCATTATGCACAAAATGTCCTCTATCATCGATGTGCAATTACGCGTTTCAGCATAAAAAAATATATGCTTGA
- a CDS encoding transposase: MEAIKSYRIPVEAPKDLIEEYFKAKRKALDVIFSHVKISKKAHLNLKAEDRRELRDELLREWRYSKHYVDSAMNSVIGLIKGWITLYNRGRAKEPPEITKRTVYIKSTLFSFRDGILRVSIEPNKRYLEVDLSECSWIPRDFDKVGGLLMTEKELIITVKKRVELKADEWASFDVNLTNVTAFIGGEIKRYDLRELYHIHRTYETKRQRIQKLSKIKPNTSKMLLKKYSRREENRAKDFMHKLTTQVAGELKEKNCGAILENLKGVKGRILNGSRKNNRKLSKWNARTFQFMLEYKLKWLNLPTKYVNPANSSKTCPACSGSMASYLGRIMKCEECGLTMDRDVVAVLNLQMRGIGFSPRALNELIEREGLSRNKSNNSLYSYLTQNPVTSSKTAITSHPFDLA; the protein is encoded by the coding sequence ATGGAAGCAATTAAAAGCTACAGGATCCCAGTAGAAGCTCCAAAAGATTTAATCGAAGAATACTTCAAAGCTAAGCGGAAGGCTTTAGATGTAATCTTCTCACACGTTAAAATTTCCAAGAAGGCTCACCTTAACTTGAAAGCTGAGGATAGGAGAGAGCTTAGGGATGAACTGCTACGAGAGTGGAGATACTCCAAACACTACGTTGATTCAGCAATGAACTCCGTTATCGGATTGATTAAGGGCTGGATAACATTATATAATAGGGGGAGGGCGAAGGAGCCTCCTGAGATAACTAAGAGGACAGTCTATATTAAAAGCACGCTCTTCAGCTTCAGAGATGGTATACTGAGGGTAAGCATTGAACCGAACAAACGTTATCTTGAGGTTGACTTGAGTGAGTGTTCGTGGATCCCAAGAGACTTTGATAAAGTCGGTGGACTACTTATGACTGAGAAGGAGTTGATAATTACAGTTAAGAAGAGGGTTGAGCTCAAGGCTGATGAGTGGGCATCATTTGACGTTAACTTAACGAACGTGACGGCGTTCATAGGTGGCGAGATCAAGCGCTATGACTTAAGAGAGCTCTACCACATCCACAGAACCTATGAAACTAAGCGGCAGAGGATACAAAAGTTATCTAAGATTAAGCCCAACACATCAAAGATGCTCCTCAAGAAGTACTCTAGACGTGAGGAGAATAGGGCTAAAGACTTCATGCACAAACTAACCACGCAGGTTGCAGGGGAGCTCAAGGAGAAGAACTGCGGAGCAATACTTGAAAACCTGAAAGGTGTAAAGGGGCGAATCCTCAACGGCTCAAGGAAAAATAACAGAAAGCTCTCAAAGTGGAACGCAAGGACGTTTCAGTTTATGCTTGAATACAAGCTTAAATGGCTTAATTTACCAACAAAATACGTTAACCCAGCCAACTCATCTAAAACCTGCCCAGCCTGCTCTGGAAGCATGGCTTCCTATCTGGGCAGGATAATGAAGTGCGAAGAATGCGGGTTAACAATGGATAGAGATGTTGTAGCGGTGTTGAACCTTCAGATGCGGGGAATTGGGTTCTCCCCGAGAGCCCTCAACGAATTAATCGAGAGGGAAGGGTTAAGTAGGAATAAAAGCAACAATTCACTATATTCCTACTTAACTCAGAACCCTGTTACATCCTCCAAGACTGCAATAACTTCACATCCGTTCGACCTTGCATAA
- a CDS encoding Lrp/AsnC ligand binding domain-containing protein, with translation MVEAFVFVSVEPGKIDRVGMDIKRFPNVMEVFAVTGEYDIVVRVEAKDFAELSRIIREYIPSVSGVIKTSTSVIIEKY, from the coding sequence ATGGTTGAGGCTTTTGTGTTTGTGAGTGTGGAGCCTGGTAAGATTGATAGGGTTGGGATGGATATAAAGAGGTTTCCTAATGTGATGGAGGTTTTTGCTGTGACGGGGGAGTATGATATAGTTGTTAGGGTTGAGGCTAAGGATTTTGCGGAGCTTTCGAGGATAATTAGAGAGTATATTCCTTCTGTGTCTGGTGTTATAAAAACTTCTACGTCGGTGATTATTGAGAAGTATTAG
- the uppS gene encoding polyprenyl diphosphate synthase: protein MLEKILRALGVYRIYEVWLHNQIKKGTMPQHIAVIMDGNRRWARRRSLFPWLGHRYGAKKAREFLRWCLDLNIKTVTIYVFSTENFLRSPDEVKELMKIIEEEVVDALNNKDIRDNKVRIKILGKKELLPASLREKLEQLERNTEKYDKHFLNIAIAYGGRIEIVDAVRNIAMDVLTGKLNIEQISEFEIEKRLYTSHLPNPHPDLVIRTSGEERLSGFLLWQTAYSELYFTDVYWPDFRKIDLWRAIRTYQKRERRFGR from the coding sequence ATGCTTGAAAAAATTTTAAGAGCACTTGGAGTTTACAGAATCTATGAAGTATGGCTTCATAATCAGATAAAAAAGGGCACTATGCCACAACATATAGCAGTGATAATGGATGGAAACAGAAGATGGGCACGGCGACGTAGTTTGTTTCCATGGTTAGGACATAGGTATGGCGCAAAAAAAGCAAGAGAGTTTCTTAGGTGGTGTTTAGACTTAAATATCAAAACAGTAACCATATATGTTTTCTCAACAGAAAATTTTCTTCGCTCACCTGATGAGGTAAAAGAATTAATGAAAATTATAGAGGAGGAGGTTGTGGATGCATTAAACAATAAAGATATAAGAGATAACAAAGTGCGCATAAAAATCTTAGGAAAAAAGGAATTACTGCCAGCTAGTTTAAGAGAAAAATTGGAACAATTAGAAAGAAATACAGAAAAATATGACAAACACTTCTTAAACATTGCGATAGCCTACGGGGGTAGAATAGAGATTGTGGATGCAGTCCGTAATATAGCAATGGACGTGCTCACAGGAAAACTCAATATAGAACAAATATCTGAATTTGAGATAGAAAAGAGACTTTATACATCACATCTACCAAACCCACACCCAGATCTTGTGATCAGGACAAGTGGAGAAGAGAGATTATCCGGTTTCCTACTCTGGCAGACAGCTTACAGCGAATTATATTTCACGGATGTATACTGGCCTGACTTCAGAAAGATTGATCTATGGAGAGCAATTAGAACATACCAAAAAAGAGAAAGAAGATTTGGACGTTAA
- a CDS encoding carbohydrate kinase family protein, which produces MPEVVTVGHILMDIQISVDDFAQPDREGVVRSIKYGGGGSAANVAVGTSRLGIRSGYIGKVGMDSFGSTLLEEIRRDGVDVSRVKIDFDGSTGFTIIIVNKDGQVVMYGFEGVSDKLMPDELDVQYIGSAEHLHITGLRLSTAVKAAKVAKKAGVVVSFDPGRLVSMIGMEKLKPLLRLCDILLLNSFEAGSLTNTSDPREAAIILNKVVPVVIVKMGDKGVYVKNGDNEFSIPAHKVKVVDTTGAGDAFSAGFITGLLEGKDLRDSVSFANAVAALKITKMGARALPTRREVEQFIKHLQ; this is translated from the coding sequence TTGCCTGAAGTAGTAACTGTAGGACATATTTTGATGGATATTCAGATTAGTGTGGATGATTTTGCTCAGCCTGATAGGGAGGGTGTTGTTAGAAGTATTAAGTATGGTGGTGGTGGGTCTGCTGCGAATGTGGCTGTTGGTACTTCTAGGTTAGGCATAAGGTCTGGTTATATTGGGAAGGTAGGTATGGATTCTTTTGGAAGTACGCTTCTTGAGGAGATCAGGCGTGATGGTGTTGATGTGAGTAGGGTTAAGATTGATTTTGATGGTTCTACTGGGTTTACGATAATAATTGTGAATAAGGATGGTCAGGTTGTTATGTATGGATTTGAGGGTGTTAGTGATAAGTTGATGCCTGATGAGCTCGATGTTCAGTATATAGGTTCTGCTGAGCATTTGCATATAACTGGTTTGCGTCTTAGTACTGCTGTAAAGGCTGCTAAGGTTGCTAAGAAGGCTGGTGTTGTTGTTTCGTTTGATCCTGGTCGTTTGGTGTCGATGATTGGTATGGAGAAGCTTAAGCCTTTGTTGAGGTTGTGTGATATTTTGCTTTTGAATTCTTTTGAGGCTGGGAGTCTTACTAATACTAGTGATCCTCGTGAGGCTGCGATTATACTGAATAAGGTTGTTCCTGTTGTTATTGTGAAGATGGGTGATAAGGGTGTTTATGTGAAGAATGGTGATAATGAGTTTTCTATTCCAGCTCATAAGGTTAAGGTTGTTGATACTACTGGTGCTGGTGACGCATTCTCTGCAGGGTTCATTACTGGTTTGTTGGAGGGGAAGGATTTGAGGGATTCTGTTAGTTTTGCGAATGCTGTTGCTGCTTTGAAGATAACTAAAATGGGTGCTCGCGCACTACCTACGAGAAGGGAAGTTGAGCAATTTATAAAGCATTTACAGTGA
- a CDS encoding deoxyhypusine synthase produces the protein MKNPYFQKKLRTIEVKGGKSISELLSEMAQTGFQGRKLGEVVETWELMLNDSVTIFMGLTGSLSTTGQWRIIKWLVENRFIDVLVSTGANISEDILEAMGGSYWQGSHLVDDRELFKYNIDRFYDVYADEMEYRKMESLLTEFTDALDVNHVYSSREYLYLLGKWLNEKGIDSIVAAAYRSNVPIFSPALVDSGYGIANIMLRFSKGKRVVLDQMKDFEEIVEIGARSKESGVIYIGGGVPKDFIQLIAVALRLRDPDDKEHPHKYAIQITTDSPQWGGLSGATFEEAISWGKESPHGRNTVCYCDATIALPLVVHALSERVKKRKYVPDFSWIQLLTQSAGSPHP, from the coding sequence ATGAAAAATCCGTATTTTCAAAAGAAGTTAAGAACAATTGAAGTGAAGGGTGGGAAGAGTATTTCGGAACTTTTGAGCGAGATGGCGCAGACTGGTTTTCAAGGTAGGAAGCTAGGTGAGGTTGTTGAAACGTGGGAATTGATGTTGAATGATAGTGTAACTATATTTATGGGACTTACGGGATCGTTAAGTACTACTGGACAATGGAGAATTATAAAGTGGTTGGTAGAGAATAGGTTTATAGATGTTTTGGTATCGACGGGAGCGAATATTTCTGAGGATATTTTAGAGGCTATGGGGGGGTCTTATTGGCAGGGTTCTCATTTGGTTGATGATAGAGAGCTTTTCAAGTACAATATTGATAGATTTTATGATGTGTACGCTGATGAAATGGAGTATAGAAAAATGGAAAGCTTGCTTACAGAGTTCACTGATGCCCTTGATGTGAATCATGTTTATTCTTCAAGGGAGTACTTGTATTTGTTAGGTAAGTGGCTTAATGAGAAGGGTATTGATAGTATTGTTGCAGCTGCTTACAGGAGTAATGTTCCAATTTTTAGTCCTGCGCTGGTCGATAGTGGTTATGGTATAGCTAATATCATGTTGAGATTTTCAAAGGGTAAGCGGGTTGTGCTAGATCAGATGAAGGATTTTGAGGAAATTGTGGAAATTGGTGCTAGAAGTAAAGAGAGTGGTGTTATTTATATTGGTGGGGGTGTTCCGAAGGATTTTATTCAGCTTATTGCTGTTGCTTTGAGACTTCGAGATCCTGATGATAAAGAGCATCCTCACAAGTATGCTATCCAAATAACTACAGATAGTCCTCAGTGGGGTGGTTTGTCTGGAGCTACTTTTGAGGAGGCAATAAGCTGGGGTAAAGAGTCTCCGCATGGAAGGAATACTGTATGTTATTGTGATGCGACTATTGCGTTACCTCTTGTGGTACATGCGTTAAGTGAAAGAGTTAAAAAGCGAAAGTATGTTCCAGATTTTTCATGGATCCAACTTTTAACACAGTCGGCGGGGAGTCCTCATCCGTAG
- the ilvA gene encoding threonine ammonia-lyase, with amino-acid sequence MKWTDIGKEVQRAEVVLKNIVYKTPLDKSNTLSRMTGGEVYLKLENLQKTGAFKVRGAYYKIHKLSPEEKARGVIAASAGNHAQGVAYASTMAGIKSTIVMPVTTPPSKINATKSYGAEVVLHGAIYDESYRKALEIADKTGSVFIHPFDDPYVIAGNGTIGLEIIHDLPDVDVIIVPVGGGGLISGIASIIKSLRKNVKIIGVEPESAPKFTASLKEGHVVEVKTKQSLADGLLTKKPGNLTFEIVSEIVDDIVTVSEDEIAMSMVLLMERAKTVTEGAGASSVAALLNNKINVKSKKVVALISGGNADLTTLYKVIMRGLAQMKRITTIKCILPDMPGTLKNVVEIIASERGNIIDIFHSRIDPQLEPVSAEVQLLIEIPEPETINRIEEKIRSLGYSVSHPTTKTKNH; translated from the coding sequence ATGAAATGGACTGATATTGGTAAGGAGGTTCAACGCGCTGAGGTTGTGCTTAAAAACATTGTTTATAAGACCCCGCTTGATAAGTCGAATACTTTAAGCAGAATGACCGGTGGTGAAGTATACTTAAAATTGGAGAACCTTCAAAAAACCGGTGCTTTCAAAGTACGTGGTGCATATTATAAGATTCATAAACTTAGCCCCGAAGAGAAAGCTAGGGGTGTTATTGCGGCATCTGCAGGTAATCATGCTCAAGGAGTCGCTTATGCCTCAACAATGGCAGGCATCAAATCCACGATCGTTATGCCGGTCACAACGCCCCCCTCAAAAATCAATGCCACGAAATCTTACGGTGCAGAAGTAGTGCTCCACGGCGCAATTTATGATGAATCTTATAGAAAAGCTTTGGAAATTGCTGACAAAACTGGTTCAGTGTTCATACATCCGTTCGATGATCCCTACGTAATAGCAGGCAATGGAACAATAGGATTAGAAATAATCCATGATCTACCAGACGTTGATGTGATAATTGTTCCAGTCGGTGGTGGAGGACTAATCTCAGGCATCGCATCAATAATCAAGAGCCTAAGGAAAAACGTGAAAATCATCGGAGTAGAACCGGAATCCGCACCAAAATTCACGGCATCACTAAAAGAAGGTCACGTTGTAGAAGTAAAGACAAAACAATCACTAGCCGATGGACTTCTCACAAAGAAACCGGGAAACTTGACATTCGAGATAGTTTCAGAAATAGTTGACGACATCGTTACCGTTAGCGAAGATGAAATAGCCATGAGCATGGTACTCCTCATGGAAAGAGCAAAAACAGTGACGGAAGGCGCGGGAGCGTCATCGGTCGCAGCACTGCTCAACAACAAAATAAACGTAAAGAGCAAGAAAGTCGTCGCTTTGATAAGCGGCGGAAACGCAGACCTGACAACACTCTACAAAGTTATAATGCGAGGACTCGCACAAATGAAACGAATCACAACAATCAAATGCATACTACCAGACATGCCCGGCACATTAAAAAACGTAGTGGAGATCATAGCATCGGAAAGAGGAAACATAATAGACATCTTCCACAGCAGAATAGACCCACAACTAGAACCCGTATCAGCAGAAGTCCAACTACTAATAGAAATACCAGAACCAGAAACAATAAACAGAATAGAAGAAAAAATACGCTCCCTAGGATACTCAGTAAGCCACCCCACAACCAAAACCAAAAATCACTAA
- a CDS encoding nucleoside-diphosphate kinase, giving the protein MERTLVLIKPDGVKRGLIGEIISRFEKTGLKIIGIKMVRPTKEQALDFYPSDSEWLINVANKSLKVYKELGIDPKKDFGTDDPIIIGKIIKEWLAEFLASGPCIAIALEGNRAIEVVRKIVGATRPYEAAPGTIRGDYSTDSPELANLRKRPLRNLIHASDSKEVAEREIKFWFNDNELYEYKRVDEEIIYS; this is encoded by the coding sequence ATGGAAAGGACATTAGTATTGATAAAACCTGACGGTGTAAAACGTGGTCTAATAGGAGAAATAATATCAAGGTTCGAAAAAACAGGATTGAAGATCATTGGAATAAAAATGGTAAGACCAACAAAAGAGCAAGCATTAGACTTCTATCCATCAGATAGTGAATGGCTCATAAATGTTGCAAACAAATCCCTGAAAGTTTACAAGGAACTGGGCATCGATCCAAAAAAAGATTTCGGAACAGATGATCCGATAATCATAGGAAAAATCATCAAAGAATGGTTAGCAGAATTCCTTGCATCAGGTCCCTGCATAGCAATAGCACTAGAAGGAAATAGAGCAATAGAAGTAGTTAGAAAAATTGTAGGAGCAACAAGACCATATGAAGCAGCACCAGGAACAATAAGAGGCGATTATTCAACAGACAGCCCAGAACTAGCGAACCTAAGAAAAAGACCCCTAAGAAACTTAATCCACGCATCAGACTCTAAAGAAGTAGCAGAACGTGAAATCAAATTCTGGTTCAACGACAACGAATTATACGAATACAAAAGAGTAGATGAAGAAATCATATACAGTTAA